One genomic window of Thermococcus indicus includes the following:
- a CDS encoding aldehyde ferredoxin oxidoreductase family protein yields the protein MEAKGGYWGRILRVNLTTGEIKVEPLSEEFPRKYLGGVGFGTRLLYDEVPAGADPLGPENKMIITPGLFVGTGIGTGSKTAFNFKSPLTGAYGRSMAGAKMGEELKKAGYDVLIIEGQSEKPVLLVVEDDEVKLVPADGYWGLTTGEARKKAKEEYPGFATAFIGPAGENLSRIATIETDDRQAGRGGPGAVLGSKKLKGILVKGTKKIPIAQPEKLRELIKEWAMVFKDHPATKADMEYGSGEFLDWMNRERGTFPVRNWQMGFFKKAYEKAKEEGREHIGIDPYFWAPKYRAGRRPCPLCNKPCSQYIKVESERWGTFMTDGPEYETLYSFGGVLELDDFETVAYLNYLADELGLDTISAGVTIAWAMEAYERGLLTKEEADGLELTFGNGEAAVEALKKMAYREGNLGKLLADGVKRASERLGKGSEKFAMHVKGMEPPAYDVRGIKGMALAFAVNVRGADHLTSGAYGTELVGKWWKFDGVDRTRGENKGFEIAFHENLMAIYDATGVCKFSRHMYFLEGFPPLVEAVTGMNIGEAELMVIGERIMNVARAFNVREGFTRKDDTLPYRIMWEPIPEGVSKGFHVPPWELDRMLDEYYQARGWSRDGIPTKAKLIALDLPDIAEDIGAGI from the coding sequence ATGGAGGCGAAAGGTGGTTACTGGGGCAGGATTCTGAGGGTCAACCTGACCACCGGGGAGATAAAGGTGGAACCCCTCTCCGAGGAGTTCCCCAGGAAGTACCTCGGAGGCGTCGGCTTTGGAACCAGACTTCTCTACGACGAAGTTCCGGCCGGAGCTGATCCGCTTGGGCCGGAGAACAAGATGATAATCACACCTGGCCTGTTCGTCGGAACCGGCATCGGAACCGGCTCAAAGACAGCCTTCAACTTCAAGAGCCCGCTCACCGGTGCCTATGGCCGCTCGATGGCCGGAGCCAAGATGGGCGAGGAGCTCAAGAAGGCAGGCTACGACGTCCTTATCATCGAGGGCCAGAGCGAGAAACCTGTTCTCCTCGTTGTAGAGGACGACGAGGTTAAGCTCGTTCCGGCCGATGGTTACTGGGGTCTCACGACCGGCGAGGCCAGGAAGAAGGCCAAGGAGGAGTACCCCGGCTTCGCAACGGCCTTTATCGGCCCGGCCGGTGAGAACCTCAGCAGGATAGCCACGATAGAGACCGACGACAGGCAGGCCGGTAGAGGTGGCCCCGGTGCCGTCCTCGGAAGCAAGAAGCTCAAGGGAATCCTCGTAAAGGGAACCAAGAAGATACCGATAGCCCAGCCCGAGAAGCTCCGCGAGCTCATCAAGGAGTGGGCGATGGTCTTTAAGGACCACCCGGCCACCAAGGCAGACATGGAGTACGGAAGCGGCGAGTTCCTCGACTGGATGAACCGCGAGAGGGGAACCTTCCCGGTCAGGAACTGGCAGATGGGCTTCTTCAAGAAGGCCTACGAGAAGGCCAAGGAGGAGGGCAGGGAGCACATCGGAATCGACCCCTACTTCTGGGCGCCGAAGTACCGCGCCGGCAGGAGGCCGTGCCCGCTCTGTAACAAGCCGTGCAGCCAGTACATCAAGGTCGAGAGCGAGCGCTGGGGCACCTTCATGACGGATGGACCGGAGTACGAGACCCTCTACTCATTCGGCGGTGTGCTCGAGCTTGACGACTTCGAGACGGTAGCGTACCTCAACTACCTGGCTGACGAGCTCGGCCTCGACACCATCTCGGCCGGTGTCACCATCGCCTGGGCCATGGAGGCCTACGAGAGGGGACTGCTCACCAAGGAGGAAGCTGACGGCCTTGAGCTCACCTTCGGAAATGGCGAGGCCGCCGTCGAGGCCCTCAAGAAGATGGCCTACCGTGAGGGCAACCTCGGAAAGCTCCTCGCCGACGGTGTCAAGAGGGCCAGCGAGAGGCTCGGCAAGGGCAGCGAGAAGTTCGCCATGCACGTCAAGGGCATGGAGCCGCCTGCCTATGACGTCCGCGGTATAAAGGGAATGGCCCTCGCCTTCGCCGTGAACGTCCGCGGTGCCGACCACCTCACCAGCGGCGCCTACGGAACTGAGCTGGTCGGCAAGTGGTGGAAGTTCGATGGCGTGGACAGAACCAGGGGCGAGAACAAGGGCTTTGAGATTGCCTTCCACGAGAACCTCATGGCGATCTATGACGCCACCGGCGTCTGTAAGTTCTCAAGGCACATGTACTTCCTCGAGGGCTTCCCGCCGCTCGTCGAGGCCGTTACCGGCATGAACATCGGCGAGGCCGAGCTGATGGTCATCGGCGAGAGGATAATGAACGTCGCCAGGGCCTTCAACGTCAGGGAAGGCTTCACCAGGAAGGACGACACGCTCCCGTACAGGATCATGTGGGAGCCGATTCCTGAAGGAGTCAGCAAGGGCTTCCACGTCCCGCCGTGGGAGCTCGACAGGATGCTCGACGAGTACTACCAGGCCCGCGGCTGGAGCAGGGATGGAATCCCGACCAAGGCCAAGCTCATCGCCCTCGATTTACCGGACATCGCCGAGGACATTGGGGCTGGTATTTGA
- the cas4 gene encoding CRISPR-associated protein Cas4: MAGNDGSNGNDSLIEFYASEALTCPRRIYFRLKGYPERWPEFVKVRLNQGVNTHNVLGEILQKRFGFELEKHLVLRSQRLGFEIHGRIDAIGDFPIEIKGKTSLPSKPYDYHMAQLNIYMRWAEAEYGYLYYIKLHEEPMKVISKIDFSRFPIVKGPNFRAFEVPYDGKLFRETLKHFYSVKKAYERGKPPKGEYSYLCKFCPYRYLCYPDEE, translated from the coding sequence ATGGCCGGAAATGACGGAAGCAACGGGAACGATAGTCTCATCGAGTTCTACGCCAGCGAGGCCCTGACGTGCCCGCGGAGGATATACTTCAGGCTCAAGGGCTATCCCGAGAGATGGCCGGAGTTTGTAAAGGTGCGGCTGAACCAGGGGGTAAATACCCACAACGTCCTCGGTGAGATCCTGCAGAAACGCTTCGGCTTCGAGCTTGAGAAGCACCTCGTTCTCAGGTCCCAGAGACTCGGTTTCGAGATACACGGCAGGATAGACGCCATAGGGGACTTCCCGATCGAGATAAAGGGCAAGACCAGCCTCCCCAGCAAACCCTACGACTACCACATGGCCCAGCTCAACATTTACATGCGCTGGGCGGAGGCGGAGTACGGCTATCTCTACTACATAAAGCTCCACGAGGAACCCATGAAGGTGATAAGCAAGATCGACTTTTCGCGTTTCCCCATCGTGAAGGGGCCGAACTTCAGGGCCTTTGAAGTCCCCTACGACGGCAAGCTCTTCCGCGAGACCCTCAAGCATTTCTACTCCGTCAAGAAGGCCTACGAAAGGGGAAAGCCCCCTAAGGGGGAGTACTCCTACCTGTGTAAGTTCTGCCCCTACCGCTACCTGTGCTATCCCGACGAGGAGTGA
- a CDS encoding nucleotidyltransferase family protein has protein sequence MMSSDLKKKLSELAKDFKEKNPNVWDILLYGSIVKGKEAPNDIDIAVILTEGDPFEVAFHFKRVLEERGFSPEELDVKGFLMGELFSENNLISFALLVEGYSLTKNEFLHKALNAKGYTLFKFSYSGLTGSEKVRFIYSLRGRRGGEGILKKLNAVELAAGVVLVPVHATFEFREFLSLWGLSYEYAPILVGEFSREVPSLE, from the coding sequence ATGATGTCATCAGACTTAAAGAAAAAATTGAGTGAGCTTGCTAAGGATTTCAAGGAGAAAAATCCGAACGTTTGGGATATCCTTCTCTACGGTTCCATAGTTAAGGGAAAAGAAGCCCCCAACGACATAGACATTGCCGTAATTTTGACCGAGGGGGATCCGTTCGAAGTGGCGTTCCACTTTAAGAGGGTGCTAGAAGAGAGGGGCTTCTCTCCTGAAGAGCTGGACGTCAAAGGCTTCCTGATGGGCGAACTTTTCAGCGAGAACAACCTGATAAGTTTTGCACTGCTCGTTGAAGGTTATTCCCTGACAAAAAACGAATTCCTCCATAAGGCTCTCAACGCCAAAGGATACACCCTCTTTAAGTTCTCATACTCTGGTCTTACTGGCAGCGAAAAGGTGAGGTTCATATATAGCCTGAGGGGGAGAAGGGGAGGTGAGGGGATACTCAAAAAGCTCAATGCCGTGGAGCTTGCCGCAGGGGTAGTTTTGGTGCCGGTGCATGCGACGTTTGAATTCAGGGAATTTCTGTCGCTCTGGGGACTGAGTTACGAGTACGCACCGATATTAGTCGGAGAGTTCTCCCGGGAGGTGCCTTCCCTTGAATGA
- a CDS encoding N-6 DNA methylase — protein sequence MERKLTDFIGHASKKDNGLTREELERVLKKAADLIRTRVDYKYILLLLFLKRLSDEWEKEFEEYVRKLTKEGLDRKTAEELALKDREAYTINYPPEYLWRKLREKDIESLPQNLSQALKKLAELNPNLRGVVDRFDFMEFMLHRDNAEILRQLFELFSGLDLKNASPDVLGDAYEWILRYFAPQKAKEGEVYTPREVIRLLVEILKPEPGNEVYDPAMGSGGMLIGAYLYVKEHRGADEAKKLFLYGQEVNPTTYALAEMNMILHGIKSPKLAVGDTLLRPAFKEEERLKRFDVVIANPPWNQDGYGEATLKKAEFTERFKYGYPPNNSADWAWIQHMLASAKDDGRVGIVIDNGALFRGGAEKKIRAKILKDDLLEAVILLPEKLFYNTGAPGAIMIFNRNKPEGRKGKVLFINASQEYEKHPEIRKLNRLGEEHIRKIAEAFEKFENVEGFARVVELDEIKENDHNLNVTLYVFPMEEEEEIDVKAEWEELKRINEELARVDEKIEGYLRELGY from the coding sequence ATGGAGAGGAAGCTCACCGATTTCATCGGCCATGCCTCCAAGAAGGATAACGGTTTAACCCGTGAGGAGCTTGAGAGGGTTCTTAAGAAGGCCGCGGATTTAATCAGGACGAGAGTTGATTACAAGTACATCCTCCTCCTGCTGTTCTTGAAGAGACTGAGCGACGAGTGGGAGAAGGAGTTTGAGGAGTACGTTAGGAAGCTCACCAAGGAAGGCCTGGACAGAAAGACCGCCGAAGAGCTTGCCCTCAAAGACAGGGAAGCGTACACGATTAACTATCCACCCGAATACCTCTGGAGGAAGCTCCGCGAGAAGGACATCGAGAGCCTTCCCCAGAACCTTTCGCAGGCCCTCAAGAAGCTCGCCGAGCTCAACCCCAACCTACGGGGTGTCGTTGACCGCTTTGACTTCATGGAGTTCATGCTCCACAGGGACAACGCCGAGATACTCAGGCAGCTCTTCGAGCTCTTCAGCGGGCTTGACTTAAAGAACGCCTCTCCAGATGTCCTTGGCGATGCCTACGAGTGGATTCTCCGCTACTTTGCCCCGCAGAAGGCCAAGGAGGGTGAGGTTTACACTCCAAGGGAGGTTATCAGGCTCCTAGTTGAAATCCTTAAGCCGGAGCCGGGGAATGAGGTTTACGACCCTGCGATGGGTTCCGGCGGCATGCTCATCGGGGCTTATCTCTACGTTAAGGAGCACCGCGGAGCGGATGAGGCTAAAAAGCTCTTCCTCTACGGCCAGGAGGTCAACCCGACCACCTACGCTTTAGCCGAGATGAACATGATACTCCACGGCATTAAGTCGCCGAAGCTTGCTGTCGGCGATACACTTCTCAGGCCAGCCTTTAAGGAGGAAGAAAGGCTCAAGCGCTTCGATGTGGTTATAGCAAACCCGCCCTGGAACCAGGACGGCTACGGCGAGGCGACCCTCAAAAAGGCCGAGTTTACCGAGCGCTTCAAGTACGGCTATCCCCCGAACAATTCGGCAGACTGGGCGTGGATACAGCACATGCTCGCGAGCGCCAAAGATGATGGAAGGGTCGGCATCGTCATAGACAACGGCGCGCTCTTCAGGGGCGGGGCCGAGAAGAAGATAAGGGCGAAGATACTCAAGGACGACCTACTTGAGGCGGTAATTCTGCTCCCCGAAAAGCTCTTCTACAACACCGGCGCGCCGGGAGCTATAATGATATTCAACAGGAACAAGCCGGAGGGCAGGAAGGGGAAAGTCCTCTTCATCAACGCCTCGCAGGAGTATGAAAAGCACCCCGAGATAAGGAAGCTGAACAGACTCGGCGAGGAGCACATCAGAAAAATCGCTGAAGCCTTCGAGAAGTTCGAGAACGTTGAGGGCTTTGCGCGCGTCGTTGAGCTGGACGAGATAAAGGAGAATGACCACAACCTAAACGTCACCCTCTACGTCTTCCCGATGGAGGAAGAGGAGGAGATCGACGTTAAGGCCGAGTGGGAGGAGCTGAAGAGGATTAACGAGGAGCTTGCGAGGGTTGATGAGAAGATTGAGGGATATTTGAGGGAGCTGGGGTATTGA
- the taw2 gene encoding tRNA(Phe) (4-demethylwyosine(37)-C(7)) aminocarboxypropyltransferase Taw2 produces MRSTRVIKPRIRETLSRELPGGLVELLPKHWVQIGDVLILPLRPELEPYKHRIAEVYAQVIGVKTVLRKGRIGGEFRETNYEVLYGSDTVTVHVENGIRYKLDVAKVMFSPANVKERVRMAKVAKSGELVVDMFAGIGHLSLPMAVHGKARVIAIEKSPYTFQFLVENIELNRVQDRMTAYNIDNRDFPGENIADRILMGYVVTTHEFIPKALSIAKDEAVIHYHNTVPERLMPEEPFRTFREIAREHGYEAEKLNELVIKRYAPGVWHVVVDVRVFKK; encoded by the coding sequence ATGAGAAGCACCAGAGTCATAAAGCCCCGCATTCGGGAAACGTTGTCCCGTGAACTCCCAGGAGGGTTAGTTGAACTGCTCCCAAAACATTGGGTCCAGATAGGGGATGTCCTAATCCTCCCGCTTCGGCCAGAGCTTGAGCCGTACAAGCACCGCATCGCCGAGGTCTACGCCCAAGTAATTGGAGTCAAAACCGTCCTGAGGAAGGGCAGAATAGGCGGCGAGTTCCGCGAGACGAACTACGAGGTTCTCTACGGGAGCGATACGGTAACGGTGCACGTTGAGAACGGAATCAGATACAAGCTGGACGTTGCCAAAGTCATGTTCTCCCCGGCCAACGTCAAAGAGCGCGTTAGAATGGCAAAGGTCGCGAAGTCCGGGGAGCTGGTCGTGGACATGTTCGCCGGAATCGGACACCTCAGCCTCCCGATGGCCGTCCACGGGAAGGCCAGGGTCATTGCAATAGAGAAGAGCCCATACACATTCCAGTTCCTCGTCGAGAATATCGAGCTGAACCGGGTTCAGGACAGAATGACGGCCTACAACATCGACAACCGCGACTTCCCGGGGGAGAACATAGCCGACAGGATTCTGATGGGCTACGTCGTCACAACCCATGAGTTCATCCCCAAGGCCCTCAGCATAGCAAAGGACGAGGCGGTGATCCACTACCACAACACCGTGCCGGAGAGGCTGATGCCGGAGGAGCCCTTTAGGACGTTCAGGGAAATCGCGAGGGAGCACGGCTACGAGGCCGAGAAGCTCAACGAGCTGGTCATCAAGCGCTACGCCCCCGGGGTCTGGCATGTCGTCGTTGACGTGAGGGTCTTCAAGAAATGA
- a CDS encoding ATP-binding protein, whose translation MRVEEIKRVLVSQREEMEEFVRRERIVSREPENDVVSLISSGGILAILGVRRSGKSVLSWRASGEKKLYVNFFDERLSNFKASDFERLLNAARQLWGEPEFIVLDEVQEITGWERFVSRLGLNYKVIVTGSSSRLLSGELGTYLTGRHIDLTLFPFSFREFLLFRGFNLDLGWTYSDRMVSRVISLLEEYLEAGGFPESVRFGKVYLSLIYRDIVERDIMLRHSVRHRSALRELARYLMSNYSNEFTYSRLGSLVGIRDVHTVRDYVSYLEEAYLLFQVRRFSFKPKAQLNSPRKVYPVDVGLARTLSMKAHPERGRIIELAVYLELMRRMSYSFTSGEIFYWRDERGEVDFILKRNGELLPIQVTYQLDGNTDREVGNIIRVAKSLGMRRGLVVTWEDEEEITREGVKIDVVPLWKFLTVFNPF comes from the coding sequence ATGCGGGTTGAGGAGATTAAGAGGGTGCTGGTTTCTCAGAGGGAGGAGATGGAAGAGTTCGTGAGAAGGGAACGGATAGTCTCAAGGGAGCCTGAAAATGACGTTGTGAGCCTAATTTCTTCCGGTGGCATTCTTGCTATCCTTGGCGTCAGACGCTCCGGGAAGTCCGTTCTCTCCTGGCGGGCAAGTGGGGAGAAGAAGCTCTATGTGAACTTCTTTGATGAGAGACTGTCCAACTTTAAAGCAAGCGATTTTGAAAGGCTCTTAAACGCGGCGAGGCAGCTCTGGGGAGAGCCGGAGTTCATAGTCCTCGACGAGGTGCAGGAGATAACTGGATGGGAACGGTTCGTTTCGAGGTTGGGGCTGAATTATAAAGTCATAGTGACCGGTTCCTCTTCGAGGCTTCTATCCGGAGAGTTGGGAACGTATTTAACTGGGAGACACATTGACTTAACGCTCTTTCCGTTCTCCTTCAGGGAGTTCCTGCTCTTCAGAGGTTTTAATTTGGACCTCGGATGGACATATTCCGACAGGATGGTATCCAGGGTAATTTCCCTGCTCGAAGAGTACCTTGAGGCCGGTGGATTCCCCGAGTCTGTCAGATTCGGGAAGGTCTACCTGTCACTTATATACAGGGATATAGTCGAAAGGGACATCATGCTCAGGCATTCGGTAAGGCACAGAAGTGCCCTCAGGGAGCTGGCCAGATATCTTATGTCAAACTATTCCAACGAGTTCACTTATTCCAGACTCGGGTCATTGGTCGGCATTAGGGATGTGCACACCGTTCGAGATTACGTATCATACCTCGAAGAAGCCTATCTGCTCTTTCAGGTCAGGAGGTTCTCCTTCAAGCCAAAGGCCCAGCTTAATTCTCCCCGTAAAGTTTATCCCGTCGATGTTGGGCTCGCCAGAACCCTATCCATGAAAGCCCATCCGGAAAGGGGCAGGATAATTGAGCTTGCGGTGTACCTTGAGCTGATGAGAAGGATGAGTTATTCATTCACCTCCGGTGAGATCTTCTACTGGAGGGATGAGAGGGGCGAGGTTGACTTCATACTTAAACGCAACGGTGAGCTTCTCCCAATTCAAGTGACGTACCAACTGGACGGAAACACCGATAGGGAGGTCGGAAACATAATCCGCGTGGCAAAATCGCTCGGGATGAGGAGGGGTCTGGTTGTCACGTGGGAAGATGAAGAAGAGATAACCAGGGAAGGGGTTAAAATAGACGTGGTCCCCCTCTGGAAGTTCCTCACGGTTTTCAATCCCTTCTGA
- a CDS encoding restriction endonuclease subunit S, whose protein sequence is MAGLKKTPIGEIPEDWEVVELEEIAERFVGGGTPSTKKPEYWNGDIPWITSAIISGYYITDGEKYITEKGLNNSSTNIVPKGNIVVATRVGLGKAAITKIDVAINQDLTGVILKKELVDPEYLVRYVTSPFVVKFILSAARGTTIKGISRKELAKLKIPLPPLPEQKKIAEILRTVDEDIEKTDEAIERTERLKKGLMQRLLTKGIKHERFKKTELGEIPEEWRVVRLEEISNIYYGLSQPLPELESGVPMIRATNIRAGKVYREGLIKVDISELPANKRHVILQEGDIIVVRSGAYTGDIGIISREFEGSIAGYDLIVRLNHEKAYPEYTTYYLLSPHVQSYFTTLRTRSAQPHLNSKQLKNTKIPLPPLSEQKQIAEILSTVDRKLELLRKRREKLEKVKKGLMKDLLTGRRRVKHYGDQKI, encoded by the coding sequence ATGGCAGGACTCAAGAAAACTCCAATCGGCGAGATTCCCGAGGATTGGGAGGTTGTAGAGCTTGAGGAGATTGCGGAGAGGTTCGTCGGCGGAGGAACGCCATCAACAAAGAAACCAGAATACTGGAATGGTGACATTCCATGGATCACAAGTGCCATAATTTCTGGATACTACATAACTGATGGGGAAAAATATATCACTGAGAAAGGTCTCAACAACAGCTCCACTAATATCGTTCCAAAGGGCAATATAGTAGTAGCCACCCGAGTGGGACTTGGAAAGGCAGCGATAACTAAAATTGACGTGGCAATAAATCAAGATTTAACCGGTGTAATTTTGAAAAAGGAGCTTGTAGATCCTGAATATCTCGTTAGGTATGTCACTTCTCCGTTTGTTGTTAAATTTATTCTCTCGGCGGCTAGGGGAACAACTATAAAGGGGATCTCTCGAAAAGAGCTTGCAAAACTAAAAATCCCCCTCCCACCCCTCCCCGAGCAGAAGAAAATCGCTGAAATCCTGCGTACCGTTGATGAGGACATCGAGAAGACCGACGAGGCCATCGAGCGGACGGAGCGTCTAAAGAAGGGCCTCATGCAGAGGCTTTTGACCAAGGGGATCAAGCACGAGCGGTTCAAGAAGACGGAGCTGGGCGAGATTCCGGAGGAGTGGCGGGTTGTAAGGTTGGAAGAGATTTCAAATATTTATTATGGTCTCTCACAGCCTCTTCCAGAGTTAGAATCAGGAGTCCCCATGATACGTGCTACAAATATAAGAGCAGGTAAGGTTTATCGGGAAGGGTTGATAAAGGTTGATATTTCGGAGCTTCCTGCTAATAAGAGGCATGTAATACTCCAAGAAGGAGACATTATAGTCGTCAGGAGTGGAGCGTACACCGGAGACATTGGTATAATCTCTAGAGAATTCGAGGGTTCAATTGCAGGCTACGACCTAATTGTCAGACTTAATCACGAAAAAGCTTACCCCGAATATACCACATATTACCTCCTCTCTCCACATGTTCAGTCCTATTTTACTACACTCAGGACTAGATCCGCACAACCTCATTTGAACTCAAAGCAACTGAAGAATACAAAAATCCCCCTCCCACCCCTCTCCGAACAAAAACAAATCGCCGAAATCCTTTCCACTGTCGATAGAAAGCTCGAACTCCTGAGGAAGCGCAGGGAGAAGCTTGAGAAGGTCAAGAAGGGCCTGATGAAAGATTTGCTGACGGGAAGGAGGAGGGTGAAACATTACGGTGACCAAAAAATTTAA
- a CDS encoding PIN domain-containing protein, translated as MDEEPSSSWFSRLFKSREKPVFLEQKLSREAYEDYRALLMKARPEVNGSKLTLRLSNGTVELEDGVLRVKARNKKTAEKILRNLHHYEQPPSIWPAYGLSYSLKRKKGTIL; from the coding sequence ATGGATGAAGAACCTTCAAGTAGTTGGTTCTCCCGCCTGTTTAAGTCACGTGAGAAACCCGTCTTTCTTGAGCAGAAGCTCAGCAGGGAGGCATACGAGGACTACAGGGCGCTTTTAATGAAGGCCCGGCCCGAGGTGAACGGCTCAAAGCTCACCCTGAGGCTGTCCAACGGGACGGTTGAGCTCGAGGACGGCGTTCTGAGGGTGAAGGCCAGGAATAAAAAGACCGCGGAGAAGATACTGAGGAACCTCCACCACTACGAGCAGCCGCCGAGTATCTGGCCGGCGTACGGGCTGAGCTACTCGCTCAAGAGGAAGAAGGGTACCATACTCTGA